A single region of the Sphaeramia orbicularis chromosome 6, fSphaOr1.1, whole genome shotgun sequence genome encodes:
- the LOC115421579 gene encoding LOW QUALITY PROTEIN: trichohyalin-like (The sequence of the model RefSeq protein was modified relative to this genomic sequence to represent the inferred CDS: substituted 1 base at 1 genomic stop codon): QKEERRKERGERREEKEERRKEKEERRKERGERREEKKRGERREEKEERGERREEKEESGERREEKEERREEKKRGERREEKGERRKERGERREEKGERRKKRGERREERGEEERRKERGERREERERRREEKEERRKERGERREEKEERRKERGERRRREEKGERREEKKRGERREEKGERRRERGRKKRGERREERGEEERRKERGERREEKGERRKERGERREEKRREEKGERRKKRGERREERGEEERRKERGERREEKEERRKERGERREEKKRGERRKERGERREEKGEKRKKRGERREEKEERGERREEKEERGERREEKEERRRREEKGERRKRGEEKEEEKGERRKKREEERREEKEREEKGERRKREEKEERRKERRKEERGERREEKEERRKKREKKREEKGEKRKREEKKKGERRRREEKGERRKVRGERXEAKEERRKERRKKREEREERGERREEEEERRKERGEEERRKERGEERGERREEKEERRKERGEEERRKEERR; the protein is encoded by the exons cagaaagaagagaggagaaaggagagaggagaaaggagagaggagaaagaagagaggagaaaggagaaagaagagaggagaaaggagagaggagaaaggagagaggagaagaagagaggagaaaggagagaggagaaagaagagagaggagaaaggagagaggagaaagaagagagtggagaaaggagagaggagaaagaagagaggagagaggagaagaagagaggagaaaggagagaggagaaaggagagaggagaaaggagagaggagaaagaagagaggagaaaggagagaggagaaagaagagaggagaaaggagagaggagagaggagaagaagagaggagaaaggagagaggagaaaggagagaggagagagagagaagaagagaggagaaagaagagaggagaaaggagagaggagaaaggagagaggagaaagaagagaggagaaaggagagaggagagaggagaagaagagaggagaaaggagagaggagagaggagaagaagagaggagaaagaagagaggagaaaggagagaggagaagagagagagggagaaagaagagaggagaaaggagagaggagagaggagaagaagagaggagaaaggagagaggagaaaggagagaggagaaaggagagaggagaaaggagagaggagaaaggagagaggagaaaagaagagaggagaaaggagagaggagaaagaagagaggagaaaggagagaggagagaggagaagaagagaggagaaaggagagaggagaaaggagagaggagaaagaagagaggagaaaggagagaggagaaaggagagaggagaagaagagaggagagaggagaaaggagagaggagaaagaagagaggagaaaggagagaagagaaagaagagaggagaaaggagagaggagaaagaagagagaggagaaaggagagaggagaaagaagagagaggagaaaggagagaggagaaagaagagaggagaagaagagaggagaaaggagagaggagaaagagaggagaagagaaagaagaggagaaaggagagaggagaaagaagagagaggaagaaaggagagaggagaaagagagagaggagaaaggagagaggagaaagagagaggagaaagaagagaggagaaaggagaggaggaaagaagagagaggagaaaggagagaggagaaagaagagaggagaaagaagaga gagaagaagagagaggagaaaggagagaagagaaagagagaggagaagaagaaaggagagaggagaagaagagaggagaaaggagagaggagaaaggtgAGAGGAGAAAGGTGAGAGgcgaaagaagagaggagaaaagagaggagaaagaagagagaggagagagaggagagaggagaaaggagagaggaggaagaagagaggaggaaggagagaggagaagaagagaggagaaaggagagaggagaagagagaggagaaaggagagaggagaaagaagagaggagaaaggagagaggagaagaagagaggagaaaggaagagaggaga